Proteins encoded within one genomic window of Dyadobacter chenhuakuii:
- a CDS encoding lipopolysaccharide biosynthesis protein has translation MKQRIGSIQKHPLVKNSLLYVLTDAVNKAVPFLLLPLLTHYLLPADYGIVANYNVYVNFLAIFIGLSVQSIISVNFYKLDKAEIGKYIFNIFFVITTTLTTCGLVIFLFNKQIEEFLSVTQIFVVSGLAIGLSQVLSSISLIIWRLEERPLAFGGYQISQTICDVVISLILITMFNMGWRGRLIGIGTSSVIYGFISIFLLWKRGYLNAFYNKSYIKEILGFCLPLVPHALSIWARAGSDRLIVSKLAGVSASGIYAAGFQFGLLISFLTLAFNNAYAPFVYKSLSISDESILESKKQKLVRFTYLYIVALLGLTFIASIASNFAIDNYLSAKYADAKMYVGWALFSQAFQGVYLMYASFIFFVKRSGSLAIVTFVCSSLQVALSYYLVKSVGPIGAAYSNFAISVLNTAIVMILSAKVYPMPWLNFRVIFAR, from the coding sequence TTGAAACAAAGGATTGGTAGTATTCAAAAGCATCCGCTTGTTAAAAATAGCTTATTGTATGTACTCACTGACGCCGTCAACAAAGCAGTTCCTTTTCTACTTCTTCCATTACTCACGCACTATCTGCTTCCAGCTGATTACGGCATTGTCGCCAACTATAATGTTTATGTCAATTTCCTGGCAATATTCATTGGGCTAAGTGTTCAGAGCATTATCTCAGTCAATTTTTATAAACTGGATAAGGCAGAAATCGGGAAATATATTTTTAATATATTCTTCGTGATAACGACAACACTTACAACTTGCGGGCTAGTTATTTTCTTGTTCAATAAGCAGATAGAAGAGTTTCTTTCTGTAACTCAAATCTTCGTTGTGAGTGGACTGGCCATTGGCCTTTCTCAGGTTCTCAGCTCGATAAGCCTTATTATTTGGAGATTGGAAGAACGGCCACTTGCTTTTGGTGGCTACCAGATTTCCCAAACGATTTGCGATGTTGTTATATCACTGATTCTGATTACCATGTTCAATATGGGATGGCGCGGAAGGCTCATTGGCATCGGCACCAGCTCTGTGATATACGGTTTTATCAGTATCTTTTTATTATGGAAACGGGGCTATCTCAACGCCTTTTACAACAAATCCTATATCAAGGAAATATTGGGATTTTGCCTCCCGCTGGTGCCTCATGCATTAAGCATCTGGGCAAGGGCTGGATCTGACAGACTCATCGTGTCTAAGCTGGCAGGAGTTTCTGCAAGTGGTATTTATGCCGCAGGATTTCAGTTTGGCTTGCTTATTTCATTTCTGACCCTTGCATTTAACAACGCATATGCACCCTTTGTTTATAAAAGCTTATCCATTTCGGATGAAAGTATTTTAGAATCGAAGAAACAAAAGTTGGTCAGGTTCACCTATTTATACATTGTCGCGTTATTAGGATTAACATTCATTGCATCAATTGCTTCGAATTTTGCAATTGACAATTATTTGTCAGCAAAATATGCGGATGCTAAAATGTATGTAGGTTGGGCCCTTTTTTCCCAAGCCTTTCAAGGGGTCTACCTCATGTATGCGAGTTTCATTTTTTTTGTAAAAAGGTCTGGATCCCTTGCAATAGTAACATTTGTATGTTCATCCCTGCAAGTAGCATTATCGTACTATTTAGTTAAAAGCGTCGGACCAATCGGGGCAGCTTATTCGAACTTTGCGATCAGCGTACTCAACACTGCGATAGTCATGATTCTCAGCGCCAAAGTCTACCCAATGCCATGGCTTAACTTCCGCGTGATTTTTGCGAGATAG